A region from the Pontixanthobacter aestiaquae genome encodes:
- the bchB gene encoding ferredoxin:protochlorophyllide reductase (ATP-dependent) subunit B gives MQLSVWTYEGPPHVGAMRVATGMKGIHYLLHSPQGDTYADLLFTMIERRDQRPPVTYTTFQARDLGKDTSQLFQDAAQELIERFKPDAMLVGASCTAELIQDDPAGLVEKMGLPIPVIPLELPSYQRKEHWGAAETFYQIVRTLSDKSRTASDLEGRRPLANLLGPTALGFRHRDDIVEVTSLLAKLGVGVNVVAPLGAGASDIAKLGEADFNIVMYPETGDLAADYLKREFGQQAIRTVPIGVGATQDFVREVAEVAGVDPEPMLQEGLSRLAWWSRSVDSNYLTGKRVFIFGDGTHAVAAARVAHEEMGFEVVGLGCYNREYARDVRAAAKKYGVEPLITDDHLAVEKAIEEAQPELVLGTQMERHIAKRFGIGCSVISSPVHVQDFPARYSPHMGFEGANVLFDEWVHPLVMGLEEHLLTMFRDDFEFNDGAVPSHLGSGHSAPAPEPITEPANDTEAAWSEDAQRELKKIPFFVRGKARKNTEAFAAEQGIATIELETLYEAKAHYAR, from the coding sequence ATGCAGCTATCCGTCTGGACATATGAAGGCCCGCCGCATGTGGGCGCAATGCGCGTCGCAACGGGAATGAAGGGCATCCATTATCTTCTGCATTCGCCGCAGGGTGACACTTACGCCGATTTGTTGTTCACGATGATTGAGCGGCGTGACCAGCGCCCGCCAGTTACGTACACCACTTTCCAGGCGCGCGATCTGGGTAAGGATACGTCTCAGCTATTCCAGGACGCCGCGCAGGAATTGATCGAGCGCTTTAAGCCCGACGCTATGCTGGTCGGTGCATCATGTACTGCCGAACTCATCCAAGATGATCCGGCTGGGCTCGTCGAAAAGATGGGCTTGCCCATTCCGGTGATTCCACTCGAACTCCCCAGCTATCAGCGCAAAGAACATTGGGGCGCGGCCGAGACATTCTATCAGATTGTTCGCACTCTGTCCGACAAGAGCCGCACGGCAAGCGATCTGGAGGGGCGTCGCCCGCTGGCGAACCTTCTCGGTCCGACCGCATTGGGCTTCCGTCACCGCGACGACATTGTCGAAGTGACGAGCTTGCTCGCCAAACTGGGCGTTGGCGTGAATGTCGTCGCGCCGCTCGGTGCAGGCGCATCAGATATCGCAAAACTGGGCGAAGCGGATTTCAACATCGTGATGTATCCGGAAACGGGCGATCTCGCAGCGGATTATCTCAAGCGCGAATTCGGTCAGCAGGCGATCCGCACCGTGCCCATCGGTGTCGGCGCGACGCAGGACTTTGTCCGAGAAGTTGCTGAAGTTGCCGGTGTCGATCCCGAACCGATGCTCCAAGAAGGCCTTTCGCGCCTAGCCTGGTGGAGCCGCTCGGTGGATTCCAATTATCTCACCGGTAAACGCGTCTTTATCTTTGGCGATGGCACCCATGCCGTCGCGGCGGCCCGCGTCGCGCATGAAGAAATGGGTTTCGAAGTCGTCGGGCTGGGCTGCTACAACCGCGAATACGCCCGCGATGTCCGAGCGGCTGCCAAGAAATATGGCGTTGAACCGCTCATCACTGACGACCATCTTGCGGTCGAGAAAGCTATCGAGGAAGCACAGCCCGAACTGGTTCTTGGCACGCAGATGGAACGCCATATCGCCAAACGCTTTGGCATTGGTTGTTCGGTCATTTCATCGCCGGTCCATGTGCAGGATTTCCCCGCGCGGTACTCGCCGCATATGGGCTTTGAAGGCGCGAACGTGCTGTTCGACGAGTGGGTCCACCCACTTGTAATGGGGCTGGAAGAGCACTTGCTCACGATGTTCCGTGACGATTTTGAGTTTAACGACGGCGCGGTACCATCGCACCTCGGCTCCGGCCATTCTGCGCCAGCACCCGAGCCAATCACCGAGCCGGCCAACGACACCGAAGCTGCGTGGAGCGAGGACGCGCAGCGCGAGCTAAAGAAAATACCGTTTTTCGTCCGCGGCAAGGCGCGCAAGAACACCGAAGCTTTTGCCGCAGAGCAGGGCATCGCGACTATCGAACTCGAAACGCTCTACGAAGCGAAGGCTCATTATGCACGGTAG
- a CDS encoding ferredoxin:protochlorophyllide reductase (ATP-dependent) subunit N, with protein MNAPIALKAPAGRDCAPVLKERGQREVFCGLTGIIWLHRKMQDAFFLVVGSRTCAHLIQSAAGVMIFAEPRFATAIMEERDLAGLADANEELDRIVDQLLERRPEIKSLFLVGSCPSEVIKLDLSKAAQRLGAKHAPQVRVLNYSGSGIETTFTEGEDACLESLVPEMPVLADDAPANLIVVGSLPDIVEDQFKRLFAKIGIGNVASLPERAVADLPGIGPNTRFLLAQPFLNDTANLLTKFGAKRIDALFPFGVEGTSNWLHAAAAEFGIAAAHVDEVIAPYQERAGIALAHQRERLAGKTIFFMPDSQLEVPLARFLANELGMIPTEVGTPYLHRGNLAQELAALPEGVQLSEGQDVDKQLDRVREIKPDLTVCGLGLANPLEAEGLSTKWAIELVFSPIHGFDQAGDLAELFARPLRRRDVLEV; from the coding sequence ATGAACGCACCGATCGCTTTGAAAGCGCCGGCAGGCAGAGATTGCGCCCCAGTCTTAAAGGAGCGCGGCCAACGTGAAGTGTTCTGCGGACTAACCGGTATCATCTGGCTCCATCGCAAAATGCAGGATGCTTTCTTCCTAGTGGTCGGTTCACGCACCTGTGCGCATCTGATCCAGTCAGCGGCGGGCGTGATGATCTTTGCCGAGCCACGCTTCGCGACCGCAATTATGGAAGAACGTGATCTGGCAGGCCTCGCCGATGCGAATGAAGAATTGGACCGGATTGTCGACCAGCTGCTCGAGCGCCGGCCCGAGATCAAATCGCTGTTCCTTGTCGGCAGTTGCCCTTCAGAGGTCATCAAGCTGGACTTGTCGAAAGCAGCGCAGCGTTTGGGGGCAAAGCATGCGCCGCAGGTTCGCGTGCTCAACTATTCCGGAAGCGGCATCGAAACTACCTTCACCGAAGGTGAGGATGCATGCCTTGAGTCGCTCGTGCCCGAAATGCCGGTACTGGCCGACGATGCGCCGGCCAATTTGATCGTCGTCGGTTCGCTTCCCGATATCGTCGAAGACCAGTTTAAGCGGTTGTTCGCCAAAATCGGTATTGGGAATGTCGCCAGTCTGCCCGAAAGAGCTGTGGCTGACTTGCCCGGTATTGGCCCAAATACGCGTTTCTTGCTGGCACAGCCATTCTTGAATGACACCGCGAATTTGCTGACCAAATTTGGCGCGAAGCGGATTGATGCGCTGTTCCCGTTTGGCGTTGAGGGTACCAGCAATTGGCTCCACGCTGCGGCTGCAGAATTTGGCATTGCTGCAGCACATGTCGATGAAGTTATCGCCCCTTATCAAGAGCGTGCCGGGATAGCTTTGGCGCATCAGCGCGAGCGGCTGGCCGGTAAGACGATCTTCTTCATGCCGGACTCGCAGCTGGAAGTGCCGCTCGCGCGCTTCCTTGCGAATGAGCTTGGCATGATCCCGACCGAAGTCGGAACGCCGTATCTCCATCGCGGAAATCTGGCTCAGGAACTCGCTGCTTTGCCGGAAGGTGTCCAACTGAGCGAAGGACAGGATGTCGACAAGCAACTCGACCGCGTACGCGAAATCAAACCCGATCTAACAGTCTGCGGCCTTGGCCTCGCCAACCCGCTCGAAGCTGAAGGTCTTTCGACAAAATGGGCCATCGAGCTCGTCTTCTCGCCAATCCACGGCTTCGACCAAGCCGGCGATCTGGCAGAACTATTCGCCCGTCCTCTCCGCCGCCGCGATGTGTTGGAGGTTTAG
- the bchF gene encoding 2-vinyl bacteriochlorophyllide hydratase, producing the protein MRSLYTSDQRKRRDESVWTLIQGILAPVQFIIFGVSLFLVVKFLTSGEGESAAEISILLKTVALYAIMVTGSIWEKVVFDEWLFAEPFFWEDVFSMAVLALHTAYLLMLFNGWGTTHQQMYVALAAYAAYVINAGQFLWKLRIARLQGDAEMAVAA; encoded by the coding sequence GTGCGGTCACTTTATACATCGGATCAAAGAAAGCGCCGCGACGAGTCGGTCTGGACGCTGATTCAAGGCATTCTCGCACCGGTACAATTCATCATTTTCGGCGTTAGCCTTTTTCTTGTGGTGAAATTCTTAACCAGTGGCGAGGGCGAATCCGCTGCGGAAATCTCGATCCTGCTCAAAACTGTGGCGCTCTACGCGATCATGGTCACCGGCTCGATCTGGGAGAAGGTTGTGTTCGACGAGTGGTTATTTGCCGAACCATTCTTCTGGGAAGATGTGTTCAGCATGGCGGTATTGGCTCTGCATACCGCCTATTTGCTGATGCTGTTCAACGGATGGGGTACCACGCACCAGCAGATGTATGTCGCGCTCGCGGCATATGCGGCCTACGTAATCAATGCTGGGCAATTCCTGTGGAAGCTGCGGATAGCGCGGCTGCAGGGCGATGCTGAAATGGCGGTGGCGGCATGA
- a CDS encoding cobalamin B12-binding domain-containing protein: MASDFGLSVLRSRFDEWRQGRKDDDTQLDGLISEDKARDKRLPCSIIDDPRGSANLSLLLENVVIPKLIADRGNPNIRLSKQGLAETVGSNRKRPINRHDVVTFTGLTLTGDASALLDFIDNCLATGSSVESIYVDLLAPSARRLGEFWEDDSEDFVDVTMGLWRIQEVLRELALRVPPPAVAGQGSRSALFSTMPGEQHSLGTLMVAECFLRAGWDADVLIEPSQSELTAKFANRHYDLVGLTLSNDYPSGQLAGLISTIRGVSRNSGIYVMIGGRLVNENPDLAGLCGADATAVDAPSAIEVANALVPLLTSRPQQLT, encoded by the coding sequence ATGGCTTCAGATTTCGGATTATCAGTACTTCGGTCGAGGTTCGATGAGTGGCGTCAGGGCCGCAAGGACGATGACACTCAACTGGATGGGCTGATCTCAGAAGATAAAGCGCGTGATAAAAGGCTCCCATGCTCAATCATTGATGATCCGCGCGGTTCCGCTAATTTGTCCCTGTTGCTTGAAAATGTCGTAATCCCGAAACTGATAGCAGATCGCGGCAATCCAAATATTCGCCTGAGCAAACAAGGCTTAGCCGAAACTGTTGGCAGCAATCGCAAACGCCCGATTAATCGGCACGATGTCGTCACATTTACTGGGCTAACTCTCACAGGCGATGCAAGCGCGCTGCTCGATTTCATCGACAATTGCCTCGCAACGGGTAGTTCGGTCGAGTCAATTTATGTCGATTTGCTGGCCCCCTCTGCACGGAGACTGGGCGAGTTCTGGGAAGATGACTCGGAAGATTTCGTGGACGTCACAATGGGACTTTGGCGGATACAGGAGGTCTTACGGGAATTGGCTTTGCGTGTCCCCCCGCCTGCAGTGGCGGGCCAAGGATCGCGCTCTGCGTTGTTCTCTACAATGCCAGGCGAACAGCACAGTCTGGGCACTCTTATGGTCGCCGAATGTTTCTTGCGCGCTGGCTGGGACGCTGACGTCTTGATCGAACCGTCGCAGTCCGAACTGACTGCCAAGTTTGCCAACAGGCATTACGATCTGGTTGGATTGACGCTCAGTAACGACTACCCTAGTGGACAGCTCGCCGGCCTGATCTCGACGATCAGGGGTGTATCAAGAAACTCGGGAATTTACGTTATGATCGGCGGCCGTCTCGTCAACGAGAATCCGGATTTGGCCGGGCTATGTGGTGCAGATGCGACCGCCGTTGACGCGCCATCTGCAATTGAAGTTGCCAACGCGCTCGTCCCACTGCTGACTTCCCGTCCACAGCAACTGACATAA
- the ppsR gene encoding transcriptional regulator PpsR: MDQPTSENPRIPFNDAEAMFAGFSKDDFIELAYCAGDFMLAIDESSIVRDVAINTKEYALANEWIGKKFVDIVTVESKPKIERMLDTRQGIDATWRQVNHRHDGDDIPIKYRAIRPADGPWTIAVGRDMRVVSALQQRLLKTQQSMERDYLNLRQTETRYRLLFDNISYPVVIVDADNLQIQQANRALHALISASPGSLDGKALTSLVDDGSRDSLVAHIGAASVSNTTEAVDVVLSGQAEPVRLSMSAFRQAGKPYWLINIDDGEHNVPSNQSDRYILDAVEKMPDAFVLANANQEIIVANRAFAELVQVGSVEQLVGVSLNQFIGRPDVDLNLLRKQLKDHENVRNFSSVVNDLNGSEEPVEISAIMIERDQPLFGYSVRTIGRRERDLPTPGEELRSVDQLTELVGRKPLKEIVRESSDLIERMCIEAALIHTSDNRASAAEILGLSRQSLYSKLHRHGLGNLRDKN, translated from the coding sequence ATGGACCAGCCCACATCCGAGAACCCACGGATACCCTTTAATGATGCCGAAGCGATGTTCGCAGGCTTCAGCAAAGATGATTTTATCGAGCTCGCCTATTGCGCTGGCGATTTTATGCTTGCGATTGATGAAAGCAGTATCGTCCGCGATGTTGCGATTAACACCAAAGAGTATGCGCTTGCGAATGAATGGATTGGCAAGAAATTTGTCGATATCGTAACCGTCGAAAGTAAGCCGAAAATCGAACGGATGCTCGACACACGCCAAGGTATCGACGCCACTTGGCGGCAGGTCAATCACCGCCATGATGGTGACGATATTCCAATCAAATATCGCGCGATTAGACCAGCTGATGGGCCTTGGACCATCGCTGTCGGGCGTGACATGCGCGTTGTGTCGGCGCTGCAGCAGCGCTTGTTGAAAACGCAGCAATCGATGGAGCGCGACTATCTGAATTTGCGTCAGACCGAAACGCGCTATCGGCTGTTGTTCGACAACATTTCATATCCTGTGGTTATCGTTGACGCTGATAACCTGCAAATCCAGCAGGCCAATCGCGCGCTGCATGCATTAATCAGTGCATCGCCGGGAAGCTTGGACGGGAAAGCCCTGACCAGCCTTGTCGATGACGGTTCGAGAGATTCTCTGGTTGCGCACATAGGAGCCGCATCCGTCAGCAATACAACCGAAGCAGTTGATGTTGTGCTTTCCGGACAGGCAGAACCAGTGCGGTTATCGATGTCGGCGTTCCGTCAGGCTGGGAAGCCATATTGGCTGATCAATATCGACGATGGCGAGCACAACGTGCCCAGCAATCAATCGGACCGTTACATTCTTGATGCAGTCGAGAAAATGCCGGACGCGTTTGTGCTGGCCAATGCCAATCAAGAAATCATCGTTGCCAACCGCGCGTTTGCTGAGCTGGTACAAGTGGGCTCTGTGGAGCAATTGGTCGGAGTTTCACTGAACCAATTTATCGGACGCCCTGATGTCGATCTGAACCTTTTGCGTAAACAGCTCAAAGACCACGAGAATGTTCGGAATTTCAGCTCTGTGGTCAACGATCTGAACGGAAGCGAAGAACCGGTCGAGATATCGGCAATCATGATCGAGCGTGACCAGCCTCTATTTGGCTATTCAGTTCGCACTATAGGCCGGCGTGAACGCGACCTTCCAACCCCGGGCGAAGAACTCCGCTCTGTCGATCAGCTGACCGAGTTGGTCGGGCGCAAACCGCTCAAGGAAATCGTTCGCGAGAGCAGCGATCTGATCGAACGGATGTGTATTGAAGCGGCGCTGATCCACACGTCTGACAACCGCGCTTCAGCAGCGGAGATTTTGGGCCTGAGCCGCCAGAGCCTGTACTCGAAATTACACCGGCACGGACTGGGTAATTTGCGGGATAAAAACTAG
- the chlG gene encoding chlorophyll synthase ChlG, which produces MTDSSIPATSPRIPALKDIVELTKPVTWFPPMWAFMCGVVSSGVSIADNWTFLLAGILLTGPIVCGTSQVINDWCDREVDAINEPDRPIPSGRTPGRWGVWIALTGTGISLVVGALLGTWVFIATCVALFFGWAYSSPPLRLKRSGWWGPAACALSYEGLSWFTGATVMLGAVPGTDLLAVLLLYSLGAHGIMTLNDFKAVEGDTATGLRSLPVIMGVRNAALTACAVMALSQVAVIALLIQQQLALSAAIVSVLLFIQVACMVRLIRDPKQYAPWYNATGVLLYVLGMLASALGLGGYL; this is translated from the coding sequence ATGACAGACTCGTCAATTCCAGCAACGTCTCCGCGCATTCCCGCGCTGAAGGATATTGTCGAACTGACGAAGCCTGTAACATGGTTCCCGCCCATGTGGGCCTTCATGTGCGGCGTAGTGTCGTCGGGTGTTTCAATTGCCGATAACTGGACCTTTCTGCTTGCAGGAATTCTCCTGACTGGACCGATCGTGTGCGGCACGAGCCAAGTCATCAACGATTGGTGTGATCGCGAGGTCGACGCCATTAATGAACCCGACCGCCCTATTCCCTCCGGCCGTACACCGGGGCGTTGGGGCGTTTGGATTGCGCTGACTGGTACCGGCATATCCTTGGTGGTCGGAGCCTTACTCGGCACTTGGGTATTTATCGCCACCTGCGTCGCGCTGTTCTTCGGCTGGGCGTACAGCTCGCCGCCTTTGCGTTTAAAGCGTAGTGGATGGTGGGGGCCCGCTGCGTGCGCCCTGAGCTATGAGGGTCTTTCATGGTTTACTGGCGCCACCGTGATGCTGGGCGCCGTGCCCGGAACAGATCTACTCGCGGTGCTATTGCTGTATAGTCTGGGCGCGCACGGCATCATGACTCTCAATGATTTCAAAGCGGTCGAAGGTGATACCGCTACCGGTCTGCGATCGCTTCCCGTCATAATGGGTGTGCGCAACGCGGCGCTGACGGCCTGCGCGGTGATGGCCCTGTCGCAAGTTGCGGTGATCGCGCTGCTTATCCAACAGCAACTCGCTCTGTCTGCGGCAATCGTTTCGGTTTTGCTGTTCATACAAGTCGCTTGCATGGTCCGGTTAATACGCGATCCGAAACAATATGCGCCTTGGTACAACGCCACCGGCGTCTTGCTTTATGTGCTGGGCATGCTTGCCTCTGCATTGGGGTTGGGAGGCTATTTGTGA
- a CDS encoding BCD family MFS transporter has translation MTALSRRSDISQEGLGWFGIIRVGTVQAAIGAMVMLATSLLNRVMVVEYSVAAAVPAALVAWHYAVQLTRPLWGHKSDQSRSRTPWIVGGMCILAFGSVLAVDATIWMAKPDLGAVILAIASFTMIGFGVGMSGTALLALLASRVTAERKPAAAAISWTMMIAGIVIAAGLSGAFLDPFSEPRLAIVTSIVVLVAFCLAMLALRNLEAKNPPIIQANGSEKTQSFPEALREIWQEKEARRFTFFVFISMLAYSMQDLIMEPFAGFLFEMTPGESTQLSSLQHSGILVGMLASGVGGSLYTKCFGQNLKLWIVIGCVGSAVMLGGLSFAATQGVSWPLKANVFGLGLANGIFAVAAVGAMLGLASKGRRSGEGARMGVWGASQAIAFGLGGLTGAVLVDQLRASTGQDATAFQIVFSIEALLFVAAALVATGTTLIRPSGEQKEGLTA, from the coding sequence GTGACAGCACTTTCACGGCGATCGGACATTAGCCAAGAGGGCTTGGGGTGGTTCGGCATAATTCGCGTCGGCACAGTTCAGGCCGCAATCGGCGCTATGGTCATGCTCGCGACATCGCTGCTAAACCGCGTGATGGTAGTGGAGTATTCGGTCGCTGCAGCCGTCCCGGCCGCACTCGTGGCTTGGCATTATGCGGTGCAGCTCACGCGCCCCTTATGGGGCCACAAGTCGGACCAATCGCGCAGCCGCACCCCTTGGATCGTCGGCGGTATGTGCATCCTTGCCTTCGGGTCGGTACTGGCTGTTGACGCGACAATCTGGATGGCAAAGCCAGACCTTGGAGCAGTGATACTCGCTATCGCAAGCTTCACCATGATTGGTTTTGGTGTGGGCATGTCGGGCACCGCCCTTCTCGCATTACTTGCCTCGCGCGTGACGGCAGAGCGCAAGCCCGCCGCCGCTGCAATCAGTTGGACGATGATGATCGCGGGAATTGTGATCGCAGCGGGCTTATCCGGCGCATTCCTCGATCCATTTAGCGAGCCGCGCTTGGCCATTGTGACTAGCATAGTCGTGCTTGTTGCGTTTTGTTTGGCAATGCTGGCACTGCGCAATCTTGAGGCAAAGAACCCTCCGATTATCCAGGCGAACGGATCTGAAAAAACGCAAAGCTTCCCCGAAGCCTTGCGCGAGATTTGGCAAGAGAAAGAAGCGCGGCGTTTTACATTTTTCGTGTTCATTTCGATGCTCGCATACTCAATGCAGGATCTGATTATGGAGCCTTTCGCAGGTTTTCTTTTCGAAATGACACCCGGTGAATCCACGCAGCTATCCAGCCTTCAACACAGCGGGATCCTAGTCGGTATGTTGGCGTCAGGCGTAGGCGGCAGCCTTTATACAAAATGCTTTGGTCAAAACCTCAAACTATGGATCGTGATCGGCTGCGTTGGCTCTGCCGTCATGCTCGGCGGATTGTCTTTCGCAGCGACGCAGGGCGTCAGTTGGCCACTGAAAGCCAATGTGTTCGGCCTCGGCCTCGCCAATGGAATTTTCGCGGTAGCGGCCGTGGGCGCGATGCTTGGCCTCGCCAGCAAAGGGCGTCGATCGGGAGAAGGCGCGCGCATGGGCGTGTGGGGCGCATCGCAAGCAATTGCCTTTGGCCTAGGCGGCCTGACCGGAGCAGTGCTGGTTGATCAATTGCGCGCCTCTACCGGTCAGGACGCTACAGCATTCCAGATCGTATTCTCGATTGAGGCATTACTGTTCGTGGCTGCGGCACTGGTCGCCACTGGCACCACGCTGATTCGGCCATCGGGCGAGCAAAAAGAGGGACTAACCGCATGA
- a CDS encoding geranylgeranyl diphosphate reductase, with the protein MSTEPDFDVVVVGGGPSGATAAHDLTMQGHKVMLLDKAGRIKPCGGAVPPRLLKDFDIPESLLVAHAKSARIIAPSNTKVNMPCGDGYVGMVDRDQFDEWLRTRASEAGATRVTGKCEDVLDRPDGLATVAYRTDRNAKLTTVTARCVIGADGARSRVAQQCIPNGENVKCVFAYHEIVKVPEDNTADYEPDRCDVYYQGHLSPDFYAWVFPHGKTASIGLGSANKGFPLRETTKLMREQTGFSKWETIRKEGAPIPLKPLKRWDNGRNVLVAGDAAGVVAPSSGEGIYYAMYAGRMSADAVNQFLVTGNAKALRGARKAFMKAHGRVFWILGVMQYFWYSSDKRRERFVKMCDDPDVQRLTWEAYMNKELVRRDPMAHIRIFIKDTAHLLGLRPAKA; encoded by the coding sequence ATGAGCACAGAGCCAGACTTCGACGTAGTGGTCGTGGGCGGGGGTCCTTCCGGTGCAACCGCTGCACACGATCTGACAATGCAGGGTCACAAGGTTATGCTACTCGACAAAGCAGGGCGGATCAAACCATGCGGCGGCGCAGTACCTCCTCGCCTGCTTAAAGACTTCGACATTCCCGAAAGCCTGCTGGTGGCGCATGCCAAGTCGGCGCGGATTATTGCGCCCTCCAACACCAAGGTGAATATGCCCTGCGGTGATGGTTATGTCGGTATGGTTGATCGTGACCAATTTGACGAATGGCTGCGCACCCGCGCCAGCGAAGCAGGGGCAACGCGCGTAACCGGCAAATGCGAAGATGTGCTGGACCGGCCCGATGGTTTAGCGACTGTCGCCTATCGAACTGATCGCAACGCGAAACTGACAACCGTAACCGCGCGCTGCGTGATTGGCGCTGATGGAGCGCGCTCCCGCGTTGCCCAGCAATGCATTCCCAATGGCGAGAATGTAAAATGCGTCTTTGCCTATCACGAGATTGTGAAGGTGCCAGAAGATAATACGGCAGACTATGAGCCCGACCGCTGCGACGTCTATTATCAGGGCCATCTATCGCCCGACTTCTACGCTTGGGTTTTCCCGCATGGTAAAACTGCCAGCATCGGCCTTGGCAGTGCCAACAAGGGCTTCCCGCTGCGTGAAACCACCAAGTTAATGCGAGAGCAAACCGGATTCTCCAAATGGGAAACCATCCGCAAGGAAGGCGCGCCCATTCCGCTGAAACCGCTCAAACGGTGGGACAATGGCCGCAATGTGCTCGTTGCAGGAGACGCCGCCGGTGTTGTCGCACCATCATCTGGCGAAGGCATTTACTATGCGATGTATGCCGGCCGGATGAGTGCCGATGCGGTCAACCAATTCTTAGTCACCGGTAATGCCAAAGCACTGAGAGGCGCGCGCAAGGCCTTTATGAAAGCGCATGGCCGCGTGTTCTGGATTCTCGGCGTGATGCAGTATTTCTGGTACAGCAGCGACAAACGCCGCGAACGCTTTGTGAAAATGTGCGATGATCCCGACGTCCAACGCTTGACGTGGGAAGCCTATATGAACAAGGAATTGGTCAGGCGGGACCCGATGGCACATATTCGAATTTTCATTAAAGACACCGCGCATCTTCTTGGGCTGAGACCTGCCAAAGCATGA
- a CDS encoding TspO/MBR family protein — translation MSRASLLPITIAALLVLVTAFVGETITVLDEWYYSLTQPSWAPPSYMFGIIWTAVFALIAIAGVFAWEKAPSRRHTEIMLGMFAFNGFLNLLWSFLFFRMQRPDWAFYELIVLWLSIAILILFCGRFSKVASLLLLPYLIWVTIAGALNYQVIQLNGPFG, via the coding sequence ATGAGCCGCGCTTCCCTACTTCCGATTACGATCGCCGCCCTGCTGGTGCTGGTCACTGCCTTTGTTGGTGAAACCATCACCGTTCTGGACGAATGGTATTATAGCCTGACGCAACCGAGCTGGGCCCCGCCCAGCTATATGTTCGGCATTATCTGGACAGCCGTATTCGCATTAATCGCCATTGCAGGTGTCTTTGCATGGGAGAAGGCACCCAGCCGGAGGCATACCGAAATCATGCTCGGCATGTTTGCGTTTAACGGCTTTCTGAACTTGCTTTGGAGCTTCCTGTTCTTCCGGATGCAGCGCCCCGATTGGGCGTTTTACGAGCTGATCGTTCTTTGGCTTTCGATTGCGATCTTGATCCTTTTTTGTGGCCGCTTCTCGAAAGTGGCTTCGCTACTGCTGCTACCGTATCTGATCTGGGTAACCATCGCGGGCGCACTGAATTATCAAGTCATCCAACTCAACGGCCCTTTCGGCTGA
- a CDS encoding P-II family nitrogen regulator, with the protein MTYKATKVVIITEKVIFDGVADIIEEMGGTGYTVVAAGGRGSRGVRSASGASIVDAFRNIKVEVIVSELAMAEKIADAVAERYFQNYSGITYLEEVDILRPHKFHH; encoded by the coding sequence ATGACCTATAAAGCGACCAAGGTCGTCATCATCACGGAGAAGGTGATCTTTGACGGCGTTGCCGATATAATCGAAGAAATGGGCGGCACTGGCTACACTGTCGTTGCCGCCGGCGGACGTGGTAGCCGCGGCGTTCGATCAGCAAGCGGTGCATCGATTGTCGATGCTTTTCGCAACATCAAGGTCGAGGTGATTGTTAGCGAATTGGCAATGGCAGAAAAAATCGCAGATGCCGTAGCAGAGCGGTACTTCCAGAATTATTCGGGTATCACCTATCTGGAAGAGGTCGATATTCTGAGGCCGCACAAGTTTCACCACTAA